One genomic region from Planctomycetia bacterium encodes:
- a CDS encoding PAS domain S-box protein, with translation MSFNRSSSPGLEKEIGQLREEITRLKTLADLSWMIDHPVPSFIVACDTKCILEVNHAATRQYRYDRSELLNQSLEFLTAHSSGIYSRKNLSIPQPASTGVLVKQLRRDGTIFTGELVRTPITYGGKSAELVQVWDISRQVDAELNLRTLERRYHWFMDQVSESIWRTELEMPIPIGLPVEEQIERCYRYGYIAEVSKSTARLYGYPNEQAMVGTRLESLLPRNPQNHEYLRQFIQNGYQLSEAESQELDAQGNTIWFLNKLVGEVEGGLLVRAWGTSLNITERKRVEAHQKRSDQMWRDALEHVQLLAYFLDNTGTITYINPFFSKLTGWEHDELLGQSIYNTFQPDYQFPRETQSQQGNSNLLTRSGKLLQIHWNTTLIHDEQGKPLGVFSIGEDVTEQQRVHGALKESEDRYRRLVEGMPLGLYRSTPEGQLTFANPVVLNLLGLSTVEEAARVNLNQYAYGPAYSREEFQARLEREGEVHGLEFKWNKPGGETLWVREHSRAIRDEFGQIQCYEGTLEDITREKKANRISEEREEHYRMLSQLAPIGIFMTCQGIVVHANQYLTRLLGFSKPEELEGMSLLDLLHPSEREEVQQVFLQGPEIYGQLPIQERRLLKKDGSTLLVQGHIARVHVNNQRGSVIVVRDVTAERQTEMERRRWQQRILEMQKLESLGLLAGGLAHDFNNQLTVILGHANLLQKQLKGKDDILSLLAPIEQAAIHSTELCLQMLSFAGRGRIQVQHVNLTELVQASSGLLRIACAKKARLQFELADGLPPIQAEEAQLRQVLINLVSNSSDAMTGEQPGEIVVRTGRQTIDETYQNAEMTLELPHGEYLYLEVSDTGSGMDVNTRRRVFEPFFTTKPSGRGLGLAAVLGIVRSHGGAIELTSKLRHGSTFKVFLPIKRAVREVMPHANPEEKGQNILVVDDDASLRNLTSRVLKNQGWNVIEAEDGHSACDLLRLQGGSISLALIDLVMPNMDGVDTLRQLWKLEPTLPAVAMSSFGSLELEKRFEGFPLRGILPKPFTPATLIQAVEHVLGPGTNRQANQPTISPTPVP, from the coding sequence GTGTCATTCAACCGTTCAAGTTCCCCAGGACTTGAAAAAGAGATTGGACAGCTTCGAGAAGAGATAACACGGCTGAAAACCCTGGCTGATCTGTCGTGGATGATTGATCACCCGGTGCCGTCGTTTATTGTTGCCTGCGATACCAAATGCATCCTGGAAGTAAACCATGCTGCTACCAGGCAATACCGGTATGATCGTAGCGAGTTGCTGAATCAATCGCTCGAGTTTCTGACTGCACATAGCTCAGGTATCTATTCCAGAAAAAATCTGAGTATTCCACAGCCTGCTTCAACAGGAGTACTCGTCAAGCAGCTTCGCCGCGATGGTACTATTTTCACCGGTGAACTGGTTCGAACACCGATTACCTATGGCGGAAAGAGTGCCGAACTGGTTCAGGTCTGGGATATCAGTCGTCAGGTCGATGCGGAATTGAATCTGCGTACTCTCGAACGGCGTTACCACTGGTTTATGGATCAGGTGTCGGAATCGATCTGGCGGACAGAGTTGGAAATGCCGATTCCCATCGGTCTGCCTGTGGAAGAACAGATCGAGCGATGTTACCGGTACGGGTATATCGCCGAGGTGAGCAAAAGCACTGCCCGCCTGTATGGTTATCCGAATGAACAAGCCATGGTGGGGACGCGTCTGGAAAGCCTGTTGCCTCGCAATCCCCAGAATCACGAATATCTGCGACAATTCATTCAAAATGGCTACCAGTTATCAGAAGCAGAATCGCAGGAACTTGATGCTCAGGGTAATACCATCTGGTTTCTCAATAAGCTGGTGGGTGAGGTGGAAGGCGGTTTACTGGTCCGTGCGTGGGGCACCAGTCTGAATATTACCGAACGCAAGCGAGTCGAAGCACATCAGAAACGGTCCGACCAGATGTGGCGGGATGCCCTGGAGCACGTCCAATTGCTTGCCTACTTTCTGGACAATACTGGAACCATCACTTACATCAATCCATTTTTCAGTAAATTGACCGGCTGGGAACATGATGAACTGCTGGGTCAATCGATTTACAATACCTTTCAGCCTGATTATCAGTTTCCCAGAGAGACACAGTCACAGCAAGGCAACAGTAATCTGCTCACACGCAGCGGAAAACTGCTGCAGATACACTGGAACACGACACTGATCCATGATGAGCAGGGCAAGCCTCTGGGTGTGTTCAGCATCGGTGAAGATGTCACAGAACAGCAGCGAGTACATGGCGCTCTGAAGGAAAGTGAAGATCGCTATCGCCGACTGGTCGAAGGCATGCCACTGGGGTTGTACCGTTCAACACCGGAAGGGCAATTGACCTTTGCCAATCCTGTGGTGCTCAATCTGCTTGGTCTGAGCACGGTGGAAGAAGCAGCCAGGGTGAATCTGAATCAATACGCTTATGGCCCGGCATATTCGCGGGAAGAGTTTCAAGCCCGACTGGAACGTGAAGGCGAAGTACATGGGTTGGAATTCAAGTGGAACAAGCCCGGTGGCGAAACGCTCTGGGTACGTGAGCATTCGCGTGCAATTCGAGATGAATTTGGCCAGATTCAATGCTACGAAGGAACACTGGAGGACATTACCCGGGAAAAGAAGGCGAACCGCATTTCGGAGGAACGGGAAGAGCATTACCGCATGCTCAGCCAACTGGCGCCGATCGGCATCTTCATGACCTGTCAGGGAATCGTCGTCCATGCCAATCAGTATCTGACTCGATTGCTCGGCTTCTCCAAGCCTGAAGAACTGGAAGGTATGTCACTGCTGGATCTACTGCACCCTTCTGAGAGAGAAGAAGTTCAGCAGGTATTTCTGCAAGGTCCGGAAATCTATGGCCAGCTTCCCATCCAGGAACGCAGGCTGCTGAAGAAGGATGGCTCTACGCTTTTAGTGCAGGGCCACATTGCACGCGTCCATGTCAACAATCAGCGAGGCAGCGTCATCGTTGTGCGTGATGTGACTGCAGAACGGCAAACCGAGATGGAGCGCCGACGCTGGCAGCAGCGCATCCTCGAAATGCAGAAACTCGAAAGCCTGGGATTGCTCGCAGGCGGGCTGGCTCACGATTTCAACAATCAACTAACCGTTATCCTGGGCCATGCCAATCTGCTGCAAAAGCAACTGAAGGGTAAGGATGACATACTGTCCCTCTTGGCGCCCATCGAACAGGCTGCAATTCACTCAACTGAACTCTGTCTACAGATGCTGAGCTTTGCCGGACGAGGCAGAATTCAGGTGCAGCATGTCAACCTGACCGAACTGGTGCAGGCTTCATCCGGTTTGCTCCGAATCGCTTGTGCCAAGAAAGCCAGGTTACAGTTTGAACTGGCCGATGGCCTTCCTCCTATTCAAGCGGAAGAAGCACAGTTGCGTCAGGTATTGATTAACCTGGTCAGTAATTCATCAGATGCGATGACTGGCGAGCAGCCTGGTGAAATTGTTGTTCGAACTGGTAGGCAAACCATTGATGAAACGTACCAGAATGCAGAGATGACTCTCGAACTTCCGCATGGGGAGTATCTGTATCTGGAGGTGAGCGATACCGGATCTGGCATGGATGTGAACACGCGCCGCCGGGTTTTTGAACCATTTTTTACGACCAAACCTTCAGGCCGTGGATTAGGTCTTGCAGCAGTGCTCGGTATCGTTCGCAGCCATGGTGGCGCTATTGAATTAACCAGTAAACTGCGCCACGGCTCCACGTTTAAAGTTTTTCTTCCCATCAAACGTGCGGTACGGGAAGTTATGCCTCATGCTAATCCTGAAGAGAAGGGCCAGAATATTCTGGTCGTGGATGATGATGCCAGCTTGCGGAATCTGACCAGCCGAGTACTGAAAAACCAGGGCTGGAATGTGATTGAAGCAGAAGATGGTCATTCCGCCTGCGATTTATTGCGACTGCAGGGAGGCAGCATCAGTCTGGCTTTAATTGATTTGGTCATGCCCAACATGGACGGTGTGGATACCCTGCGACAATTATGGAAACTGGAACCGACGCTGCCCGCCGTTGCCATGAGCAGCTTCGGTTCGCTTGAACTGGAAAAGAGATTTGAAGGGTTCCCACTTCGAGGCATCCTGCCCAAACCCTTCACGCCAGCTACGCTGATTCAGGCCGTGGAGCACGTACTGGGGCCTGGCACGAACCGACAAGCCAACCAGCCCACTATTTCACCAACCCCAGTTCCTTGA
- the aspS gene encoding aspartate--tRNA ligase, protein MSLTRRTHTCGELRASHVGKSVRLNGWVNTTRVYNDQVFVDLRDRYGITQVVLEASRAELAQAREIGREWCLMIEGTVRARLEGKSNPKLATGAIEVDASAFKVLNRCPQMPFDVMSVPQENQTMGDPDLANEDLRLEHRYIDLRRPNLQRTLAVRHRMNKTIRDFLDTEGFLELETPLLGRSTPEGARDYLVPSRVFPGEWYALPQSPQIYKQLLMVSGYDKYFQIARCLRDEDLRADRQPEFTQLDFEMSFVEMDDVFDVIERLCAAIFRETNQVNIPLPIQRIKYADAMLRYGSDKPDLRYGMEIVELSTWATSTQFKVFHDALAKGGKVRALCAKGAAETYTRKKLDELTEFVKTFGAKGLAWIKVEADKFNSPIEKFLPAESQQQLRQLMNAGAGDLILFVADTEDCVCQSLGQVRTRLAAELKFYDNTKPVYKLAWIIDFPSFIWDEEELRWAANHHPFTAPMDEDLHLLESNPGAVRAKAYDLVINGYECGGGSIRIHSPEVQSRLFSVLGMSKEQAQYKFGFLLNALSYGAPPHGGIALGLDRWAMILAGTSNIRDVIAFPKNQRARDLMTGAPAQVDQKQLKELGLVK, encoded by the coding sequence ATGAGCCTGACGCGACGTACTCACACTTGCGGCGAACTGCGTGCCAGCCACGTCGGAAAATCGGTACGATTGAACGGCTGGGTGAATACTACTCGCGTTTATAACGATCAGGTTTTTGTCGATCTGCGTGATCGGTATGGCATCACCCAGGTAGTTCTGGAAGCATCAAGGGCTGAGCTTGCCCAGGCCAGAGAAATTGGTCGTGAATGGTGCCTGATGATTGAGGGCACCGTGCGTGCGCGACTGGAAGGCAAATCCAATCCCAAACTGGCCACCGGCGCTATTGAGGTTGATGCCAGTGCATTCAAAGTTCTTAACCGCTGTCCGCAGATGCCTTTTGATGTCATGTCGGTGCCTCAGGAAAACCAGACCATGGGTGACCCTGACCTGGCTAATGAAGACCTGCGTCTGGAACATCGGTACATCGACCTGCGACGGCCCAACCTGCAGCGAACGCTGGCGGTTCGTCACCGCATGAACAAGACCATTCGTGATTTTCTGGATACGGAAGGATTTCTGGAACTCGAAACACCGCTGCTGGGTCGCAGCACACCGGAAGGTGCCCGCGACTATCTTGTTCCCAGCCGGGTGTTTCCCGGCGAGTGGTATGCCCTGCCCCAGTCGCCTCAGATTTACAAACAGCTTTTGATGGTCTCAGGCTACGACAAGTATTTTCAGATCGCACGCTGTCTGCGTGATGAAGACCTGCGTGCCGACAGGCAGCCTGAATTCACGCAGCTTGATTTTGAAATGTCATTTGTGGAGATGGACGATGTCTTCGACGTTATCGAACGACTGTGTGCAGCGATCTTCCGTGAAACGAATCAAGTGAATATTCCTCTGCCCATCCAGCGCATCAAGTATGCCGATGCCATGCTTCGATATGGCAGCGACAAGCCTGACTTGCGTTACGGCATGGAGATCGTAGAACTTTCCACCTGGGCAACTTCTACTCAGTTCAAGGTCTTTCACGATGCATTAGCCAAAGGTGGCAAGGTGCGGGCACTTTGCGCGAAAGGTGCAGCGGAAACTTACACGCGGAAAAAACTGGATGAACTCACCGAGTTTGTCAAAACCTTCGGCGCCAAGGGGCTGGCATGGATCAAAGTGGAAGCTGACAAGTTCAACTCGCCCATCGAAAAGTTTCTGCCAGCAGAATCGCAGCAGCAACTTCGACAACTGATGAACGCTGGTGCCGGCGACTTGATCCTGTTTGTTGCTGATACGGAAGACTGCGTTTGCCAATCGCTGGGACAGGTGCGCACCCGGCTGGCTGCTGAACTGAAATTCTACGATAACACCAAGCCTGTTTACAAGCTGGCCTGGATCATTGATTTTCCTTCGTTCATCTGGGATGAGGAAGAACTACGGTGGGCCGCCAATCACCATCCGTTTACTGCCCCCATGGATGAAGACCTGCACCTGCTGGAAAGCAATCCCGGTGCGGTGCGTGCCAAGGCTTATGATCTCGTGATCAATGGCTACGAGTGTGGCGGCGGGAGCATTCGTATCCACAGTCCGGAAGTGCAATCGCGATTGTTCTCGGTGCTGGGCATGTCGAAGGAGCAGGCTCAGTACAAGTTTGGCTTTCTGCTGAATGCACTCAGCTACGGTGCTCCTCCACATGGTGGCATTGCTCTGGGCCTGGATCGCTGGGCCATGATCCTGGCTGGCACTTCCAACATCCGCGATGTGATTGCCTTCCCCAAGAATCAACGAGCCCGCGATCTGATGACCGGTGCACCAGCTCAGGTTGATCAAAAGCAACTCAAGGAACTGGGGTTGGTGAAATAG
- a CDS encoding c-type cytochrome, with the protein MYRIVFACFLICVSSFWMLLADEAERRELPRGLPALSQSSDSPAQIELGKRLFNEKRLSADGSISCASCHDAKHHFATADAKAIGIRKQIGRRNAPSLMNRAFGKAFFWDGRVKSLEEQALLPIEDPTEMGNTVDNVLKTLSEDSSYVAQFNQAFGSKEITRERLAKALASFQRTLLMGNSPVDAFVDGDTSKLSESAKQGLWLFESKAQCWKCHSGKNYTDEQFHNNGVSWGIKPIDLGRYEITKLEKDKGKFKTPSLRGVAKTAPYFHDGSFSTLEDVVQFYSDGAKPNPYIDPIHKPIYLTDRERKDLVAFLKALSEEVKE; encoded by the coding sequence ATGTACCGTATTGTGTTCGCCTGTTTCCTGATCTGCGTCAGCTCGTTCTGGATGCTGCTGGCAGATGAAGCGGAACGCCGAGAGTTGCCGCGGGGGTTGCCTGCGCTCAGTCAGTCCAGCGATTCTCCCGCTCAAATTGAGTTGGGGAAGAGACTGTTTAACGAGAAACGGCTGTCGGCTGATGGCAGCATATCGTGTGCCTCCTGTCACGATGCAAAGCATCATTTTGCCACTGCAGATGCCAAGGCCATTGGAATTCGAAAACAGATTGGCCGTCGCAATGCACCTTCGCTGATGAACAGGGCTTTTGGAAAAGCCTTTTTCTGGGATGGTCGTGTCAAGTCTCTGGAAGAGCAGGCCCTGCTGCCAATCGAAGATCCCACAGAAATGGGGAATACGGTTGACAACGTTTTGAAAACACTCAGTGAAGACAGCAGTTACGTCGCGCAGTTTAACCAGGCATTTGGCAGTAAGGAAATTACTCGAGAGCGGCTGGCAAAAGCCTTGGCTTCGTTTCAGAGAACACTATTGATGGGCAACAGCCCGGTCGATGCATTCGTGGATGGCGACACCTCCAAGTTATCTGAATCAGCCAAACAGGGATTATGGCTGTTTGAAAGCAAAGCACAATGCTGGAAATGTCATTCGGGGAAGAACTACACCGATGAGCAGTTTCATAACAACGGAGTCAGTTGGGGAATTAAGCCAATCGATCTGGGCCGGTATGAAATTACCAAACTGGAGAAAGATAAAGGTAAATTCAAGACACCATCCCTGCGTGGCGTAGCCAAGACCGCTCCCTATTTCCATGATGGATCGTTCAGTACGCTCGAAGATGTGGTCCAATTCTACAGCGATGGCGCCAAGCCTAACCCCTACATCGATCCCATTCACAAGCCCATTTATCTCACCGACCGGGAGAGAAAAGACCTGGTGGCGTTTCTGAAGGCGTTGTCGGAAGAAGTCAAAGAGTAG
- a CDS encoding TatD family hydrolase, with protein MNYIDPHIHMISRVTDDYQRMAYAGCQLISEPAFWAGFDRGSAEGFRDYFRHLVEVEPKRAAQFGIKHYSWLCINAKEAENVQLSRDVIKLIPEFLNRPNVLGIGEIGLNKNTRNEATVFLEHLELAMKTDELILVHTPHLEDKYQGTRMILDMIKSDSRIKPHRVLIDHVEEHTVKLALDAGHWCGMTLYPITKCTPARAADIIERVGTDRIMVNSAGDWGKSDPLAVPEFIQEMKRRGHAEEVIQKVVYENPLTFFRQCRRFAG; from the coding sequence ATGAACTACATCGACCCGCATATTCACATGATCTCCCGCGTGACCGACGACTATCAGCGGATGGCGTATGCGGGGTGTCAGTTGATCTCGGAGCCTGCTTTCTGGGCGGGGTTTGATCGTGGGTCGGCGGAAGGCTTTCGGGATTACTTCCGCCATCTTGTTGAAGTCGAACCCAAGCGGGCGGCTCAGTTTGGTATCAAGCATTACAGTTGGCTCTGCATCAATGCCAAGGAAGCGGAGAACGTTCAGCTATCGCGCGACGTGATCAAGCTTATCCCCGAATTTCTCAATCGCCCGAATGTGTTAGGCATCGGCGAGATCGGACTGAACAAGAACACCCGCAACGAAGCTACGGTTTTTCTGGAACATCTCGAATTGGCCATGAAGACCGATGAACTCATCCTCGTCCATACGCCTCACCTGGAAGACAAGTACCAGGGCACGCGGATGATCCTGGACATGATCAAGAGCGACAGTCGCATCAAACCCCATCGGGTGCTGATCGATCACGTCGAAGAACACACCGTCAAGCTCGCTCTCGATGCAGGTCACTGGTGTGGCATGACGTTGTACCCCATCACCAAGTGTACCCCCGCCCGTGCTGCTGACATCATCGAACGCGTTGGCACCGACCGCATCATGGTCAACTCTGCAGGCGACTGGGGTAAGTCCGATCCGCTCGCCGTCCCCGAGTTTATCCAAGAGATGAAACGCCGTGGGCATGCGGAAGAAGTGATTCAGAAAGTGGTCTACGAGAATCCACTGACCTTCTTCAGGCAGTGCCGGAGGTTTGCTGGATGA
- a CDS encoding DUF2007 domain-containing protein has product MRPHKLVTIARFQGISTASLARNRLEQAGIPSFLADAETITTDWLLSNAMGGVKLQVEAGDADRAREELANDMDAESIEALNREAVESADEDTEPDAADPDEPVAELSEREETAQRAWRGALLSLAFPPMFYLILWMLSRVYFSDQPLGQEYRRKAWYAAMLTIPVVVLLTSALLLVFAETMSYLL; this is encoded by the coding sequence ATGAGGCCTCATAAGCTGGTCACCATAGCTCGATTTCAAGGCATCAGCACTGCCAGCCTGGCTCGCAACAGATTGGAGCAGGCGGGGATACCGTCCTTTCTTGCTGATGCGGAAACCATCACCACCGATTGGCTGCTCAGCAATGCGATGGGTGGCGTGAAACTGCAGGTTGAAGCCGGCGATGCTGACCGGGCCCGGGAAGAACTGGCTAACGATATGGATGCCGAGAGCATCGAAGCGCTGAACAGGGAAGCGGTTGAATCAGCAGACGAGGATACGGAACCCGATGCTGCCGATCCCGATGAACCGGTAGCAGAATTGTCGGAACGCGAGGAGACAGCACAGCGGGCCTGGCGTGGAGCGTTGTTGTCGCTGGCTTTTCCACCGATGTTTTATCTCATCCTGTGGATGCTCAGCAGAGTTTACTTTTCGGATCAGCCCCTGGGGCAGGAATATCGACGCAAGGCATGGTATGCCGCCATGCTTACCATACCCGTAGTCGTATTGCTCACCTCAGCGCTGTTGCTAGTGTTTGCAGAAACAATGAGCTACCTGCTCTAA
- a CDS encoding DUF4149 domain-containing protein, giving the protein MFPTVIKSLHLLSLALWSGAVVFFSFFVALPTIDSMKRLAQSTGNWLKLTTEQQGTRLAGEFLDVVFTRYFPFQCICGLLALVTACWWWNTPGWLGKLRVILIALACSGAAVNYFVLAPRVHDLRTQRYSEDKQVADSANAEFGKAHNYSLILDMVGLLCVLITLILFVMVEQSTLSLSGRGLG; this is encoded by the coding sequence ATGTTCCCAACCGTTATCAAATCTCTGCATCTGCTGTCGCTTGCATTATGGTCTGGAGCAGTCGTCTTTTTCTCATTCTTCGTGGCATTGCCCACCATCGACAGCATGAAGCGACTGGCACAAAGCACAGGCAACTGGCTGAAGCTCACCACCGAACAACAGGGAACCAGGCTGGCGGGCGAATTTCTCGATGTCGTCTTCACCCGCTATTTTCCGTTTCAGTGCATCTGCGGGTTGTTGGCACTCGTGACTGCCTGCTGGTGGTGGAATACGCCAGGCTGGCTTGGCAAACTGCGAGTCATTCTGATCGCACTGGCCTGTAGCGGAGCAGCGGTCAATTATTTCGTGCTGGCCCCCCGCGTGCATGACTTGCGCACCCAGCGTTACTCAGAAGACAAGCAGGTAGCTGATTCTGCCAATGCAGAGTTTGGAAAAGCACACAATTACAGTTTGATCCTCGATATGGTGGGTTTGCTCTGTGTGTTGATTACGTTGATTCTCTTCGTGATGGTTGAGCAAAGTACCCTCTCCCTCTCGGGGAGAGGGTTAGGGTGA
- a CDS encoding MATE family efflux transporter produces the protein MNSSLTMNNGLIFRELLRLAWPLMISNLFFSIQIAIDRIILSKYDPDTSAAALASSMLLWIPIIFVQNTGSYATTFVAQYFGAKRYEMIGPIVWQALYWSLLGGLAVLLLSFFSLPLMQLTGHSEKLVRLEAEYFYCLCFTGIPISITASVSGFFSGRGDTRTVIWINAIGCIVNAVLDYCWIFGNFGFPEGGITGAGWATVAGCTASALCGLWLFTRHHFDEQFNTIRGKRWNGHLFLQLIKFGMPNGFQSTFDLIAWTLFTLMVGWFGKAELAATSNVFVINALFFIPMIGIGQASGVFVGQRLGENRPDLAERGIWIGAIATVIFMTSMGLLTALSPGLILPLFASDKEPEIWNEVAQLMPGLLWYVAAYAAFDGLNVLLAFSLRGAGDTAYISWIYLGCGLISLALPVYLCYHWGWGFYWAWNFAVIYLIVLLCFIFPRFLWGPWRNMRVIEPTVIE, from the coding sequence ATGAATTCCTCTCTCACCATGAATAATGGCCTGATTTTTCGTGAGCTGCTCAGGCTGGCCTGGCCGCTCATGATCAGCAATCTGTTTTTCTCCATCCAGATTGCCATCGATCGCATCATTCTGAGTAAGTACGACCCGGATACCTCGGCAGCAGCCTTGGCATCTTCCATGCTGCTGTGGATACCCATTATCTTTGTGCAGAATACAGGCAGCTACGCAACGACTTTCGTAGCCCAGTATTTCGGCGCCAAACGCTATGAGATGATTGGTCCCATCGTCTGGCAGGCACTTTACTGGAGTTTGCTGGGTGGCTTGGCTGTTCTGCTGTTGTCCTTCTTCTCCCTGCCATTGATGCAGTTGACAGGCCATTCGGAAAAGCTGGTTCGCCTGGAAGCAGAGTATTTTTATTGTTTATGTTTCACCGGAATCCCCATTTCCATCACTGCATCGGTGAGCGGGTTCTTCTCAGGCCGGGGTGATACCCGCACCGTTATCTGGATCAATGCCATCGGCTGCATCGTGAATGCGGTACTCGATTACTGCTGGATCTTTGGCAACTTCGGCTTTCCGGAAGGCGGCATCACCGGTGCAGGCTGGGCGACGGTGGCCGGGTGTACCGCATCTGCTTTGTGTGGACTCTGGCTCTTTACCCGGCATCATTTTGATGAACAGTTCAACACGATTCGTGGCAAAAGATGGAATGGCCATCTGTTCCTGCAACTGATTAAATTCGGTATGCCCAACGGCTTCCAGTCAACGTTTGATCTCATTGCCTGGACACTGTTCACCCTGATGGTGGGATGGTTTGGCAAAGCAGAACTGGCAGCCACCAGTAACGTCTTTGTCATTAATGCCTTGTTCTTTATTCCCATGATCGGTATCGGACAGGCATCCGGTGTATTCGTCGGCCAGCGGCTAGGGGAAAACCGGCCTGACCTGGCGGAGCGGGGCATCTGGATTGGTGCTATTGCTACCGTGATTTTCATGACGAGCATGGGATTGCTCACCGCTCTTTCACCGGGACTCATTCTACCTTTGTTTGCCAGTGATAAGGAACCGGAGATATGGAATGAAGTGGCACAACTGATGCCCGGCTTGCTCTGGTATGTGGCAGCGTATGCCGCTTTCGACGGGTTGAATGTTCTGCTGGCATTCAGTCTGCGTGGTGCTGGCGATACGGCATACATTTCCTGGATTTACCTGGGCTGCGGCCTGATATCGTTGGCGCTGCCAGTTTACTTGTGTTATCACTGGGGTTGGGGTTTTTATTGGGCGTGGAACTTTGCAGTGATTTACCTGATCGTTCTTCTCTGTTTCATCTTCCCCCGCTTTCTCTGGGGCCCCTGGCGGAACATGCGTGTCATCGAGCCGACCGTCATCGAATGA
- a CDS encoding HAD-IA family hydrolase — MLPLPKLVLFDFDGTLADGFPGIGDAVNAVRQSRGHSPLELDAIKKHVGWGLDHLIKQAVPDTDVDRDIVLYREHYATTMLTGTELLPGVKEVVDALHQTEIRLGVCSNKKRMYTEQLLVLLGIMPPIERVFGPDDVPNHKPAPDMLYAAMDYFKASPEETLYVGDMIVDIQCAHAAGVPIWAIPTGAMTAEQLLAEKPTRLLTSMHDMLSMLPLNAS; from the coding sequence ATGTTACCACTACCGAAGCTTGTACTGTTTGATTTCGATGGCACGCTGGCGGATGGCTTTCCCGGCATTGGCGATGCAGTCAATGCTGTCCGGCAAAGCCGAGGCCATTCACCACTGGAACTCGACGCGATCAAGAAACATGTAGGCTGGGGTCTGGATCACCTCATCAAACAAGCAGTGCCCGATACCGATGTAGATCGCGACATCGTGCTTTATCGTGAACACTACGCTACCACCATGCTTACCGGCACCGAATTGCTGCCCGGTGTGAAGGAGGTGGTGGATGCCTTGCATCAAACAGAAATCAGGCTGGGAGTCTGCAGCAACAAAAAGAGAATGTACACCGAGCAGCTTCTGGTGCTGCTCGGCATCATGCCACCGATCGAGCGTGTCTTCGGGCCGGATGATGTACCGAACCACAAGCCGGCGCCCGACATGCTTTATGCAGCGATGGACTATTTCAAGGCATCACCTGAAGAAACACTTTATGTGGGTGATATGATCGTGGACATTCAATGTGCCCATGCCGCGGGTGTGCCCATCTGGGCGATTCCTACCGGAGCCATGACTGCAGAACAATTGTTGGCGGAGAAGCCAACACGCCTGCTGACTTCGATGCACGATATGCTTTCCATGTTGCCGCTTAATGCATCTTAA
- a CDS encoding dTDP-4-dehydrorhamnose 3,5-epimerase family protein has product MEGFTPGIIADVILRPLSIYQDKRGWLCEFFRNDEVPEKYRPVMAYSSLTYPGISRGPHEHVHQADYFCFIGPSDFQLFLWDNRPDSATYNVFQTTTVGESKPMAVIIPPGVVHGYRNVGSVPGMVFNAANQLYKGQGKLQEVDEIRHEADPNSRFKMH; this is encoded by the coding sequence ATGGAAGGTTTTACGCCGGGCATCATTGCCGATGTCATCTTAAGGCCACTATCGATTTATCAGGATAAACGGGGATGGCTCTGCGAGTTCTTTCGCAACGATGAAGTGCCAGAAAAGTATCGTCCGGTCATGGCGTACAGTTCACTGACTTATCCGGGCATCTCGCGCGGGCCGCACGAACATGTGCATCAGGCAGATTACTTCTGCTTCATCGGCCCATCTGATTTTCAGCTTTTTCTCTGGGATAACCGGCCTGATTCGGCAACCTATAACGTGTTTCAGACAACTACCGTGGGCGAAAGCAAGCCGATGGCAGTGATCATTCCACCGGGTGTCGTACATGGCTACCGCAACGTCGGCAGCGTTCCCGGCATGGTGTTCAATGCTGCCAACCAACTTTACAAAGGGCAAGGAAAGCTGCAGGAAGTAGATGAGATCAGACACGAAGCTGATCCGAATTCACGATTTAAGATGCATTAA
- a CDS encoding EF-hand domain-containing protein, with the protein MKAWKMVLALALALLFCAPGMAQDEKKKRQQATPEETFKKMDADNDGKVTKEEWKKYVDSDARMQKAVEKDAEFASKMFDRMDSDKDGKVTLDEYKKFREAQGRNRKKKDPN; encoded by the coding sequence ATGAAAGCGTGGAAGATGGTACTGGCTTTGGCGTTGGCACTCTTGTTCTGTGCTCCCGGCATGGCTCAGGATGAAAAGAAGAAACGTCAACAGGCCACTCCTGAAGAAACCTTCAAGAAGATGGATGCCGACAATGACGGCAAAGTGACCAAGGAAGAATGGAAGAAGTACGTCGACAGCGATGCCCGCATGCAGAAAGCTGTGGAAAAAGACGCTGAATTCGCCAGCAAGATGTTCGACCGCATGGACAGCGATAAGGATGGCAAGGTAACTCTCGATGAGTACAAGAAGTTCCGCGAAGCACAAGGCCGCAATCGCAAGAAGAAAGACCCCAACTAA